A genomic window from Triticum urartu cultivar G1812 chromosome 7, Tu2.1, whole genome shotgun sequence includes:
- the LOC125524345 gene encoding pentatricopeptide repeat-containing protein At4g33990-like, whose translation MPAAALPRGVQAVLVTSGQLRNLDPQLQVPPLLLANTLIAAFSRAALPRLAFPLLRHLLRRARPFRPDAFTLPPLIRAAPAHASAAQLHACALRLGLLRPCVFASGSLVHAYLRFGRVEEARGVFDEMPARDLPAWNAMLSGLCHNARAAEAVRLLGRMAGEGVAGDTVTVSSVLPMCALLGDWVLALVVHVYAVKHGLDKELFVCNAMIDVYGKLGMLEEARQVFDGMERRDLVTWNSIISGYEQGGQVAAAVKMFHGMRDSGVSPDVLTLVSLASAVAQCGGDCGGKSVHCYVMRRGWDLGDIIAGNAVVDMYAKLSKIEAAQRMFDTMPVRDAVSWNTLITGYMQNGLANEAIEAYSRMQNHEGLKPIQGTIVSVLPAYSQLGALQQGMRMHALSVKTGFNLDVYVGTCMVDLYAKCGKLADAMLFFENMPKRSRSTGPWNAIMAGLGVHGHAAEALSVFSRMQQEGVNPDHVTFVSLLAACSHAGLVDQGRSFFDMMRVTYGIIPIAKHYACMVDMLGRAGQLQEAFDFIHNMPIKPDYAVWGALLGACRIHGNVEMGKVASQNLFELDPENVGYYVLMSNMYAKVGKWDGVDEVRSLVRHQNLQKTPGWSSIEVKRSVNVFYSGNQTEPHPQHEEIQAELQNLLAKMRSIGYVPDYSFVLQDVEEDEKQHILNNHSERLAIAFGIINTPPRTPLHIYKNLRVCGDCHNATKYISKLTEREIIVRDSNRFHHFKHGQCSCGDFW comes from the coding sequence ATGCCAGCGGCGGCGCTGCCCCGTGGCGTCCAGGCGGTGCTGGTGACCTCCGGCCAACTCCGCAACCTCGACCCGCAGCTCCAGGTGCCCCCGCTCCTCCTCGCCAACACCCTCATCGCCGCCTTCTCCCGCGCCGCGCTCCCTCGCCTCGCCTTCCCGCTCCTCCGCCACCTCCTGCGCCGCGCCCGCCCCTTCCGCCCCGACGCCTTCACCCTCCCGCCGCTCATCCGCGCGGCCCCGGCCCACGCCTCCGCGGCGCAGCTCCACGCCTGCGCGCTCCGGCTCGGCCTCCTCCGCCCGTGCGTCTTCGCGTCGGGCTCCCTCGTGCACGCCTACCTCCGCTTCGGCCGCGTGGAGGAGGCCCGCGGGGTGTTCGACGAAATGCCCGCGCGGGACCTGCCGGCCTGGAACGCGATGCTGTCCGGGCTGTGCCACAACGCCCGCGCGGCCGAGGCCGTGCGCCTGCTCgggcggatggcgggggagggcGTCGCCGGCGACACGGTCACGGTCTCGAGCGTGCTGCCCATGTGCGCGCTGCTGGGGGACTGGGTGCTTGCGCTGGTCGTGCACGTGTATGCGGTGAAGCACGGGCTGGACAAGGAGCTCTTCGTGTGCAATGCCATGATCGATGTGTATGGAAAGCTTGGGATGCTAGAGGAGGCTCGGCAGGTGTTTGATGGAATGGAGCGCCGCGATCTGGTGACATGGAACTCGATCATCTCAGGGTATGAGCAGGGTGGGCAGGTTGCTGCTGCGGTCAAGATGTTTCACGGTATGAGGGACAGTGGGGTTTCCCCTGACGTGCTGACGCTTGTGAGCCTGGCGTCTGCTGTCGCACAGTGTGGAGGTGACTGCGGTGGGAAGTCAGTGCACTGTTATGTGATGAGGCGGGGGTGGGATCTGGGTGACATAATTGCAGGGAATGCTGTGGTTGATATGTATGCCAAGCTATCAAAGATTGAGGCCGCCCAGAGGATGTTTGACACCATGCCAGTTCGAGATGCTGTGTCTTGGAATACTTTGATCACGGGGTATATGCAGAATGGACTTGCCAACGAGGCAATTGAGGCATATAGTCGTATGCAGAATCATGAGGGTCTGAAGCCTATTCAAGGGACAATTGTCAGTGTTTTGCCTGCATACTCACAACTTGGTGCCTTGCAGCAGGGCATGCGGATGCATGCTCTGTCTGTTAAGACTGGGTTCAATCTGGATGTTTATGTTGGAACTTGTATGGTAGACTTGTATGCTAAATGCGGGAAGCTGGCGGACGCAATGCTTTTCTTTGAAAATATGCCCAAAAGGAGTAGGAGTACAGGTCCCTGGAATGCCATCATGGCTGGCCTTGGAGTTCATGGGCATGCCGCAGAGGCTCTCAGTGTCTTCTCACGAATGCAGCAGGAAGGAGTTAATCCTGATCATGTCACATTTGTTTCACTGTTGGCTGCCTGTAGTCATGCTGGCTTAGTTGACCAAGGCCGGAGTTTCTTTGATATGATGCGTGTAACATACGGCATTATCCCCATTGCAAAACATTATGCGTGCATGGTAGATATGCTTGGCAGAGCTGGTCAGCTTCAGGAAGCTTTTGATTTCATACACAACATGCCAATTAAACCCGATTACGCTGTTTGGGGAGCTCTGCTTGGTGCTTGCAGGATTCATGGGAATGTTGAAATGGGCAAAGTGGCTTCGCAAAACCTATTTGAACTTGATCCAGAGAATGTTGGATATTATGTTCTAATGTCGAACATGTATGCAAAGGTTGGGAAATGGGATGGAGTTGACGAAGTGAGGTCTTTGGTCAGACACcaaaatttgcagaaaacccctggATGGAGTTCAATAGAGGTGAAAAGATCAGTGAATGTGTTTTACAGTGGCAACCAGACAGAACCCCACCCTCAACATGAAGAGATCCAGGCAGAGCTGCAGAATCTGTTGGCCAAGATGAGATCTATAGGTTATGTTCCGGACTACAGTTTTGTCCTACAGGATGTAGAGGAGGATGAAAAGCAACACATCTTGAATAATCATAGTGAGAGATTAGCTATTGCCTTTGGCATCATAAATACTCCTCCAAGAACTCCGCTCCATATATACAAGAATTTGCGCGTGTGTGGGGATTGCCACAATGCCACCAAATATATATCAAAACTAACTGAGAGAGAGATCATTGTCCGGGATTCAAATCGGTTCCACCACTTTAAACATGGTCAATGTTCTTGTGGGGATTTTTGGTAA